The genomic region aacatttattcCGTTTCAGATCGAAGACTCTTTTTTATATAAGAGTTCCTAAATTAATTCAAAAGAAATCAGAATCGTAAAGTGGTTTCTCATATAAAGAGTTACAAGAAGTGAAGTGTGTTTTTGGGTAACAAAATTTTGAAAGATGACACACATTTTCGTGACACAAGTCAGAATCGGCTTAATGATAATGGGTTgtcaaaaaaagaagaaaagaaatcaCAATAGGGGAGTTGGAGGAAGGAatatcattttttatttatttatgaaaatattcaatttcaaatattgaaaaagatatatatatatataaaaaaaaaagcttaaaaactgtaaatatgtaaaatacaCTTGATCCATGCAATAAGCATCCATTACTTTTGTCAACCGGTTTTtccactttatttatttatttctcttCTCGCTGTTTCGCTCTCCATTTCCATTTTTCTGATCCGAAATACGAATAACCCATTTTGGATCCGGCATTCTCTTGTCAGATCCAAAACCCtccatttctttttttcttgCGTTAAAAAATGGCGACAATGGAGAGCTTGATCGGGCTCGTAAACAAAATCCAAAGAGCCTGCACCGTTCTCGGCGATCATGGCGGCCAAGGAATGTCGCTATGGGAAGCTCTTCCTTCTGTTTCTGTTGTTGGCGGCCAGGTCTGTTTCCTATTAAATCCATTCCTTTactgtcttttttttttattgttgattttatttttacTCTTTCTTTTTTCATTGGAAATTAGAGCTCTGGGAAATCTTCGGTGTTGGAGAGCATTGTAGGGAGAGATTTCTTGCCTCGTGGATCCggtaaattttcatttattttccgGGAATCTTAATAAAATAACGACGAATAATAGGGAAATAAAACACTTAAATGCTGGATCTTGCTGCTTGAAAGGCAATATAATTAGAAATAAACATATTAATTCGATGTTACTAATTTTAGCCAAATAAATCATTTGAGTACAGTTTCAGATCATGAGTATGACTATAGTGAATGTGATTTGCCACGATCTCTCTTCCAAATTTTAAATCAAAGTTTTCACTACTATGTATTTATGATTTAAAACGGCATATACCTAGTTGATATGTGAACTAGTTATGATGAAGAACATGTTCCTTTcaaaatctaattttttttttctcccttGCGTTATAAGGGATTGTTACACGGAGGCCGTTGGTGTTGCAGCTTCATAAGACACAATCAGGGGCGGAATATGCAGAGTTTCTTCACGCACCAAAGAGGAGGTTCACTGATTTCGGTACTACATCCATTAGGATGCTCGATCATATAACATTTTGAATTTGTAATCTACCTGCGATTTCTTAAGTTCTAATCTGGCATTTAACAGTTTAAGTTGCTTCTTTTTTCTTTGATAATACGCCTCCTCTATATCATTACTTGTTACAATAATATCATCCACATATACTAACATTGCTGTCACTCCCCTTGCCTTCAAGTGCATCACAAACAGAGTGTGGTCTCCTTGGTTTTGTTTATATTCTAAGTAATCATTACATTTGCAAATTTTTTGAACCAAGGCCTTGGTGATTGTTTAAGCCCATAGAGTGTCTTCTTCAACTTACACACCATACCTTCTTTAGATTTAAAACAAGGAGGAGCCTCTAGCTAGATTTCCTCTTTTAAATCGAAATGAAGAAACACTTTTTTGTATCAAATTACTATAAGTTCCGGTCGAGATTGCTAACTAAAGACAACAAAACATGTGCCGAATTCATATTTGCAACTTGAGCAAAAATATCAAGATAGTCAATGCCATAGGTTTGGGTACAAACTTTGGCTATCAATCTTGCCTTATACCTTTCTACCAAACCATCCAACTTGTATTTCACAGAAAAAACCCATGTACACCCAACATTTTTTCCTCTCAGCAATTCAACTTGCACGTTTTATTCTTTTTTGGGGCTTCGATCTCCACATTCATAGCATTCTCTCACTTATCTCCTACTGTCAGATAAATTTCTCGGCATGGGGACTGACAGAAGGTTACTAAGAAAGGCTTTATGGCTTGTGGATAGATTTTGGTAGGTCATGAAAAGGTATAGTGGTTGTTTTGTGTAGGTTCTGGGTCCTTTTCTAGGGGTACATTGGTAGATCATTAGTATTCAATTGAATTGGTTCACTATTAAAGGGTTGATCAGTGTTAGCTAGCAGTATTGTGTCTTCTATTTTCTTGGACACTGTTTCTGGGTTTCAATCAATGTTGGCTGGTGTTATGGTGTTTTGTATAGGATGAAAGATGTTTTTGGGTTTTGAACAATTGCTTGAATAAGAGATTGTACCTGCATAGGTTGAGAGAGAGGTACTTTCCTTCTCTAATATGTCTGTAGTAGTTGAGTATTATCATTTTTCCCCCATCTCTTTCATCAGTCCACCTAAACCTTGGTGACTTAATTAGTGATGTTCACTCGAGCTTAATAAGAACACTGGAAATTGCCTCACCAGGAATTGACTCAATAGAAGTTAGGATTTGATTGGTATCAAGAGTTTTGACCAAGATTGGAGGTTGACTaggaaaatcaagaaaaaaaacaGATCCTTTGCTTTATCTTCAATCAAAGTCTTCCCCTAAAGCAAAAGAATGTTTAAAAAAGGacacattttcatcaaaagtaACATCAATTGAATCAAGACTCTCTAAGTAGGAGGATGAAAACATTTGTACCCTTTTTGCATTGAAGAATTCCAATAAAGACACACGGAATAGCATGTGGATCAAGTTTCCTCTATTGTGAGATTGTTTAAGGAGTTGAAATTTGAAAACATATTTGTGAGCATGTCTATTGGTTTTCTGAAGTCAAGGACCTTTGTTGGAAGTCTATTAATGAGACTTGCAACAGTTAAAATTGACTCTCTCTACTCCCTAGTACTGTTTGGTGACATTTTTGTGAGATAATAATGCTCTTGTGACATTTAGAAGATGGCCATTCTTTCGTGCAGTGATGCCTTTTTGTTGAGATGTGTTGACATGAGAGGATTCATGAATTATCCCTTCTTTtcgaaaaaaaaagggagagaggTTTTGATTAAAATAATTCCTTGCATTATCAAAACAAAAAGCTTTTAATTCTAACTTCAAATTGTGATTTTTTCATGCAGTAAAAATTGGGAAACATAGTATTAAcatcatttattttataaaagataGATCCATGTTCCTTTGGTATAGTGATCATAAAATACACAAACCACTTAGCACCTGAAATATTAGGAACCGATTACAATCCCCGTATATTGCTATGGATGAGAAAAAAAGGAAGAAGGGTTCTTCTTGCCTAGGTGAAAAACAGGTACGCTTATGCTTTGCAAGTTCATGATCATTGCAATGAAAAAATTGCATAATTGACTGTTTGAATAAAGAAGGAAACATTAACTTAAGAATAGGGAAGGAAGGGTGATCTAATTGACGATGAAAAAAGCCAAATTCTCTTAGTATTGTACATGACTGACTTGGAAAGGAATGATCTAGGTGGAGAATTCTTGACTCTACCTTTTCCACCTTGAACCTTCAAGTAGTAAAACCAACCCACTCACTAGCATGTTCAGTCATCCTCTTTGTGTCCTATCCTTGAAATGCATAATGCGAAGGAAAAAAGGTTACTTGGCATTTAGAATAAGTATATTCCAATGAAAAAAAATTCTTTTCCATTAAGGTAAGAAGCTCCTTGGTTGTAGCTCTGAAGAAGTGACATTAATTTGGAATTTTTTGTGAACTTTACTAGTTAAATCATATTGTTAGCTCTATTAATATTAGATTAGATTGTTTCAAACCCTGCTAAGTGTTGGCTCGGTAACTTTAACTTATGGGATACATTAAGCACGTTATTCATAGTACTAATAGCTACAATTTCATACAATGAAGGAACATAAAAGGTTGCTTTTACTTTCTACTACTCTATTTCGGGTAAAACTCTCTGATTGATAGTCATCTCATGCACCAATGCACTCAACAAGCATGCTTAACAACCTTGCAAGTAGCTATCTAAAGTTGCAGTCAACTTGCACTGGAACAATTTCCTTATGAGATTTAATTGTTTTCATTCCTCTCCTCATTAACATTTTTCTTTCTACTTTCTAGTTTgttatttttcttctctttataATCAGTTTTTACTTTAAATATGACTGCTGCTCCTACTTTAGTTAgtgtttctatttatttatttaaatttttgttttagtttttatgTAAACATTTGGTTTTCATGTTCTTCTTCATAATCAGTTTTTACTTTAAATATGACTGCTGCTCCTACTTTACTCAgtgtttctatttatttattgaaatttaaattttagttttttatgtAAACATTTGGCTTTCATGTTCTTATATATCAAAATCAAGATGATTATATTTTAACAACCGATAAGAATATCATTTATGCAGCTGCTGTTCGTAAGGAGATTTCAGATGAAACAGATCGAATAACTGGGAAGACAAAGCAAATCTCCAATATTCCAATTCACTTGAGCATATATTCTCCAAATGGTCTGCACTTATACCTCCATCTTTACTATATACTTAATGCGAGTTATTCCTTGGACAAAAATAGTGACCAAAAATGAAATATACATGCTGCTCTGGTGTTTTTGCTAATATTAAGTTTTTGAACGTCCTTTTAATATATATGTTCTATCCATGGTAATTTAGTAATACCTGTTAACTAATGTTAAGAATCAAGGATAGTAATTTTTTCATTGGTATTTCACTTGTGTACTTTTACCCTGCAGTTCATTGTTTTTGTAGCAGATTATTCTACTGAACAAGCTAAATTATGCTCTCAATATTAAGACAATTCCATTATCAACTTGGGAACTTTAGTCATGAAAAAGCTAAACATTTTCCTCCTCAAATATACATGAATTAGATTTGTAGAAGTTATTATTCCACTATCTCAAAAATCCCATTTCTATAATGACAgacctcttctctctctctctcttttactATTAAATTGCCCATACAACTTTTGTACTTTCAGCTGTTGTTTGTTTGAGGAAAGTGACAACAATGGAAAATAAACCCAATCTTATAAGAGCTAAAAAATCATGCTTAGTTATTGAATCAATTGTTTAAAAAATATTGGAAAATCTTTTTTATTTTCCACTGAAATGCCAAGTTTTTCAAGGATTAAGGGTCAAATATCATTGACTTCTCTTTTTTCTATTCCTCtaaatatagacatgaaattgaGAATAACACTGCTTGTCTGAGTAGTGACGGTACTTTCCATAAATATCACTCTCTTTAAAGATTGTagcttaattatatatattcttggACTATACCATTAGAATCATGGTATGTGGGAATACCCTCTTTGCCTGGAACTTACATGCGGCTCTGCCAACATTGCATGTAACTATGTGATAGTGTGGCTCTGCATTATGATTGTTCTTTCCTGTGATGTTTTTATTActatatttatactattaattCTTGTTTTCTCAAGTTTCCTTCTGGTAAAGTTTTGATTTCCTTTTGACACTAATTAAAGATATTTGGTTATGAGCCTTTTAAGGTGTTTattagttcaatttttttttctataataTGTTTGCCgccttttctcttttttcttttccacAGTTGTCAACTTGACACTTATAGATCTTCCTGGGTTGACAAAGGTTGCCGTAGGTAAAAACAAAACCTTCTATATTTTGACAAAACAAAATGATTTGGATTTGATCTCCCTTGTAAACATACATACGAAATTCTTAATCATGAACGATGTCACTATGGCTTTTGCAGAAGGACAGTCAGATAGTATAGTTGAAGATATTGAAAATATGGTCCGTTCTTATGTTGAAAAGGTGAGTTTCTTGACCCTTGCTAGCTGTTATATGATTTTTGATGCTAAAATGTATATGACTCAGAGTAAGCTATTCCTGCAATAACCAAGGAAAATAGAACTCAATCAAGTGCGTGCCTATAAATTCAGGAAACTAGAAATAAACTATTTCATATATATCCCAGTTTGAAAGGAAAAGATGGTTGTGTCTAAACACACAAAAAAAAGATAGATGGAAATGGAATTAATTTCTAAGCTTTAATCCAGGATAGATTGAAATGATATGTGTTATTAGGAACTGGTGCACACTGATAAAATATATGATTATTAAACTGGACTAGGCATCTGCACTAAAAATAAGATGTGCAATCATGAGTTTTAATTAAATTGTCCAGGGTCATATTTCTGTCTCCAATGGTGCAATCATGAAACACTCAAAATTTACATTCCAACTATCTATTCAATATTATTTGAACTTCCTTTCACACATCATAAGATGCCACTTTATGAGTAAGTCCATTATAGAGAATATGGCTATTATTATGCTTGGTATTCTTGGATTACAATGTTTTCACACCACAAGTTTTTCTCCATTTTGGTCTCTCTCGTATAAGAGGAGCTGTTTTCTAATTAAGCTTGATTTATTGTACTCAAAAGTTTGCCTTAGAGAGAATCTTTTTGGAAAGGTTTTTCAATTTTGTTTAAAGAATCTTTAGATTTCTTAATCTAGTTCTAGTTCTTCAAAATTGACATTAAGATGATAACAACCTTGTTACCCATCCTACCTAAAACCAACCAAGAATAGGTAGATAGTTTGCTATTGGAGGACAATACCAGTTAACACTTCCTCCCATGTATAGGACCAATACTACAATTGCAATAAATTGACATCTAATGGGCAACAAACGAGAAACAACATAAAAAATGCCCCTGAGCTTTGCTACCATGTTAAGCACCCATCTTGACACTGATTAAGCAATGGGTGGGGACTTGGGAGGCAAAACCTGGATGTAAGATTGCAAGAATTCTGAAACTTAATGAATGTGGTACAACTAACACTTTCACCACATTTTGGTGTGATACAAACAACTAATATAAATGGGTTTAGAAAGTGGGCAACAAAAGCTAGAGATAAACAGCAACAAAAGCTAGAAATAAACAACAACAAACAATAACATCAACAAACTAGGCAACATTGTGCTTTGATGACATATTACGCCTTCAACTTGAGATCAATTGATTTTAGTTTTGTCTCTGATGTCTTCAACAAGTAACATCTCAATTTGCTTTTGGCCCTAATGTTGCAGCTCTTGTATATTCTTTATGTTTCTCACTGAGTTTGTTTTCAATTTTGCAGCCTAATTGCATCATATTGGCTATTACTCCTGCTAATCAAGACATTGCTACTTCAGATGCCATAAAACTTGCAAGAGAAGTGGATCCATCAGGTTGCTAAATATTAGCTTTATGCATATATTCTTATTTCTTCTGAAGCATTGTTATGCATTGGGAATTTTACTGGTGAGCAAGGGAGATTTACATTTTTACTATATTCGGTGTATTCAGGTGAAAGAACTTTTGGGGTGCTAACAAAACTTGATCTGATGGATAAGGGAACAAATGCTACAGAAGTATGTATTTAACCACACTTACTGCATGGCGTCTCACTCATAGAATGTTTCTATAATAAGTGATGGAAGAATTATATTTTGATAGCAGTTTAAACAAAATCATCCTCGTTGAAATGGAACCCTACATGACAATGCCTCTTAAGTCCATGGTTTATTTCAAATATCCTTATTGCCTAATGGCTCCATTTGAAATTATTTCTTTTGGATGCTTATTTTTCTTTCGTGTGTGGTATTGATTCATCGTCATGTATGATGGCAGATCAGTTAGAAAAGCTCCCATGTAGATTTTAAAACCATAAGACACAAACTTTACGATTACTTGATTCAGGTTCTTGAAGGAAGGGCATATAGGCTACAACATCCTTGGGTTGGAATTGTGAATCGTTCTCAAGCTGATATCAATAAGAATGTTGATATGATTGTTGCTCGTCGAAAAGAGCGTGAATATTTTGAAACAAGCCCTGATTATGGACACTTGGCAAGCAAAATGGGATCAGAGTATCTTGCAAAACTTTTATCTCAGGTCTTGTTTATCTTTCTATTTTTGTTGCTTCAGTTAATTTTAATATTGATATCTCACAGAAGCTTAACATCTCACTGAATATCTATGAGACCTTGTATgtatatttgttttaattatttttatttttttaaatttcctcTATTTCAGCATTTAGAGCTTGTTATCAGGCAGCGCATACCAAGCATCATTTCTATGATTAATAAGACAATTGATGAGCTCAACGCAGAGTTGGATCGCATTGGCAGGCCAGTTGCAGCTGATGGAGGGGtaaaaattttaggttttttGGAATCAGTTTTCTTTATTTGTGAATGGGTTACTCCTTCAACTGTTCATTCAACTGTATTAAATGTATGTACAGGCCCAGTTGTACATGATTTTAGAACTTTGCCGTGCATTTGATCGTGTTTTCAAGGAGCACCTGGATGGAGGGTAAAGTGCATAATTTTTTCAGCATTTAAACTTCTATACCACAGTTTGATTTTTTTACTAGTCAGCTTACACAATTCTTATTCAAGTATTTCTACTTTCTAAGTTCAAAATCTTAAGTTATAACACCTGATTTCTTAAATTACATTCACATATTTGTGTGCCTTTAGTGATTGTAAGATTTGCAATTAAGGAATCACATTATTTAATCTTATAAAGCTTCTGTTCTGTCCTCTTACTATTCAGTATCTCAGCTATAGTTGTACTGGAAATTAGGAAACATACTAGGCTGTGTTATCTGGTTGGCTTGCATGTGAAGTATCTGCTTCTGCTAGAGATAGTAAACTATGAAAGTGATGATACTTACTAGAAATTCTGGAAGTCTTGTGACATTTTTTTCTTAAAAGTTATAAAGTATGTTTCCTATGAATGTGGTCAGCTATGCCATTTCCTGTAGTATAATTTTAGATTTGTCCCCTAAACTTTTATACAATTAAATGGTAAGTTGCTGCTTCAGGCGACCTGGCGGTGATAGGATATATGGAGTTTTTGACCACCAATTGCCGGCTGCATTGAAGAAACTCCCCTTTGATCGTCATCTTTCATTAAAAAATGTCCAGAAAGTTGTCACTGAGGCCGATGGCTATCAGCCCCATTTGATTGCTCCAGAACAAGGATACAGGAGGCTCATTGATGGTTCCATCACCTATTTCAAGGGCCCAGCAGAAGCCTCTGTAGATGCTGTAATGTTCTTACTTGTGCTGTTGCTTGTTTAACTTTAAATATTGTGAAGATGCAACTAGTAATTCCTTTTATTTGAATAGACACGTGCGCGTGCGCACAGACACGCTGTAGATGCTGTAACATTCTTACTAGTGTTTTTTGCTTTCTTAACTTTCAATTTTGGGAAAGATGCAGCTAGTAATTCCTTTAGTTTGAATAGACACACACAGACTCAAAATGGCACGTGTTTAATGtactcaaaattttcaatttttattctcCATTCCTTCTTCTCTCCTCTTTTAAGGATGAATATCAGGAAGAGGGAGTTTGAACCCTCTACATGTTCTGGAGAGAGGTTGGCTGCTAAATCAAGAGGTGTCTTAGCCTGAAACTGAAACTGAACTTAATTTTCTTGACTTCTTAAGCATgctaatttggtaaaattttaaaccccTAGTAGTTGATCCATTTTCATAGGTGGTTTCATGTTAACTCGTGCTAGTAGTAAGGAGCAGCATTTGACTGCCTTGTGAAATGAAGAGGCATTCAGTAAGAATTGAACTTAAGACTGGACTTTCCTTTTAAAATATCCATTCTTCTGAGAAAAAAAGGCTTAGCATAACAAGCTCTAGTGTGGGGTAAATGTTTCACAATCCTTTCCTCACATCACAATTATTTCTTTAGGTAATGTTCTTAAGTCGTATTAGATCTGTTTCACCGTTGGATATTGCTTTTAGCCTCAAGTTCTAAAATGACATGCTAGCATTGGAGCAATGCATGGTACGAAAGCTTAAAGGGATTTTCTCTAATGTATAATAGTATGTTACTGGATAGAAGGGAGAGAATTATTTAATGTATTTGTGTAATTTATTGGGTCCTTCTGTCATTACATCGGTTCTAAAATAGTCAAATGTTTCTTTTGAAAAGGCACGTGGTGAGATTTGGGACTGATTGATTTGTTCATTGAACTCTCCAGTTCAGTTATCTTTGTTTCTAGATACATGAAAGGTGTGAGAGACACGTAAAGGATATATATGTAATAACCTAGAGACACTGCAATGGTAAAACCACAGCTTGGGCTTGTTACTACTAGAAATTAGAAAAGAAAGCTGTTTCTGGAAGACAAGTAAAAGAAGAGTGAAAAATAACATATCAGACTGGAGAAGATTTCTGCCTTAACAACCTTTCTATGAAGGAGGATAACATTTCAGGCTTTTGTTTCATATTCTTTTGTTATCTGCTCTTTTCTATTTGAAATGGTGTTGCTCCTTGAAAAGGGTGATCAAACATGATTTGGTGGACTTTTCTGGGCAATCGCGTATACATTATATGGTGCTGGTTTGTCGTGTAGACTAACAGGAAAATTTACAAGAATATTTTAAGTAGGCTATTTGTGGAAGGTTTATAAGTCTGATTCTCGCAAGTCTAGCTCTCATACGAGGGTTATTTAGCTTGTATTTCTTTTAAGAGCTTGTTAATTGCGGTTTCTATTTACTCCTTCCTATATAATTTTGCAGAAAAGTGAAACTTTTATCTTACCCTTATTACCAATTCTTGAATATTATGTGCTTTGATCTTCAGGTGCATTTTGTTTTGAAAGAACTTGTGAGGAAGTCAATAGCTGAAACAGAGGTAAGTAGCACTTAGCTGGAAACATTCATTCATGAAATTCAATAATACTAGCATAAGATAAATTCAGTAACATCCCTGATTTTTCAACTTTAAGTGATTGGAAAATTTCTTACATGAACGGGGCCAAAGAAAAGGTGTATGTGTGTGAGCAGATTTTGTTTTTACGTTCTACTCTTGTGGGTTCCTAGAAGTTGACCTAATATTCACAACATTTTCTTTATGAGATAATAATATGGAAATTCGATGCAACTACAGGAACTGAAGCGATTCCCATCACTTCAAAATGACATAGCTACTGCTGCAAATGAAGCTTTGGAAAGATTTCGTGAAGAAAGTCGTAAAACAGTGGTGCGGCTTGTAGAGATGGAATCTAGTTACTTGACGGTTGATTTTTTCCGGAAGCTTCATGCAGCACCAGAGAAGAAACCAGAGAAGAATGGGAACCCACCTGGCCCTAATAATGACCATTTCCATGATACTTCTCTCGCAAGGATTGGTATGTGAAGTTTCTGTTGATTATGTTACTACATGTGATGCTCTAATGTGATGCTCTAAGATCCTCTTAGCACCTTAATTAAGAGTACTGTTTCAACAAATATGTGTTGTTGGTTCAGGATCAAATGTTAGCGCTTATATAGCCATGGTTTCTGATACATTGAAGAATACTATTCCTAAAGCTGTGGTTTATTGCCAAGTGAGAGAGGCCAAGAGGTCACTGTTGACCCACTTTTATGCCCAAGTAGGGAGGAAAGAGGTAAATTACTGTTTATTGTATTACTTTTTACTGTTGCACATCATTCTCTTCCATTAACAGAAATTTGATTGCAAGTTCCAAAGAACATGAATATGAGAGCACCGATTTTAGAGGTTATCTATTGGGTGTTGTTAATAATCACTTCACTCACAACTTCCCCTGCCGCTGTGCTTGTTGAAGTGTATCTATCAgaaaggaatatatatatatatatatatatgtatataaataattgTGGTGGGTGGGTTATGCAGAAGGAACGACTGAGTGCAATGTTGGATGAGGACCCTCAACTCatggaaaagagaacacagaTTGCTAAAAGGCTGGAGCTTTACAAAGCAGCTAGAGATGAGATTGATGCTGTTGCCTGGAaatgatatatttatatatatatccatcttcattttcttttatttttttctttcccaCATCCATCCATTTAAGCGTTCTATATTCTTTTACATATGAGCAAACATATTCTGTCAACAACGTGTCTCGTAGTAAAATGCCCAACTTATTGTTTAACATGATTCAAGTCTTGATAGTATCATATactaaaataaacaaacaaattaactttttttttcttcgggGTGTATGGGGTTGCTTGTTATGAATTAATTaagctttttttattattatgttttcgATAATATTTTTCAACTTTGGCATCACATGTTAGAATGACTTCAAAGGATTATATGAAATGATTCTATTACATCATTGTATATTTCTCTTATTAAGTTTAACTCAACAATTAGTACTTAAAACTTTTTTTATTAAGTTGGTACTCATGTTAGTTCGACcctcaaggttttttttttttaaaatttaacttacaAATTGAcacttaaattataatatttttcaatttggtacttaaacattatttttatgttataaatggcatttaatttttttctgaagTTGGTATTTTGTTAGTCAAATTGTTAaagtttatttaataaataataatttaattaaaattattttgtagcAAGAAGAAGAAATTATTCtgtttatatattcttttaactttaca from Gossypium arboreum isolate Shixiya-1 chromosome 1, ASM2569848v2, whole genome shotgun sequence harbors:
- the LOC108486268 gene encoding phragmoplastin DRP1C, yielding MATMESLIGLVNKIQRACTVLGDHGGQGMSLWEALPSVSVVGGQSSGKSSVLESIVGRDFLPRGSGIVTRRPLVLQLHKTQSGAEYAEFLHAPKRRFTDFAAVRKEISDETDRITGKTKQISNIPIHLSIYSPNVVNLTLIDLPGLTKVAVEGQSDSIVEDIENMVRSYVEKPNCIILAITPANQDIATSDAIKLAREVDPSGERTFGVLTKLDLMDKGTNATEVLEGRAYRLQHPWVGIVNRSQADINKNVDMIVARRKEREYFETSPDYGHLASKMGSEYLAKLLSQHLELVIRQRIPSIISMINKTIDELNAELDRIGRPVAADGGAQLYMILELCRAFDRVFKEHLDGGRPGGDRIYGVFDHQLPAALKKLPFDRHLSLKNVQKVVTEADGYQPHLIAPEQGYRRLIDGSITYFKGPAEASVDAVHFVLKELVRKSIAETEELKRFPSLQNDIATAANEALERFREESRKTVVRLVEMESSYLTVDFFRKLHAAPEKKPEKNGNPPGPNNDHFHDTSLARIGSNVSAYIAMVSDTLKNTIPKAVVYCQVREAKRSLLTHFYAQVGRKEKERLSAMLDEDPQLMEKRTQIAKRLELYKAARDEIDAVAWK